The following proteins are co-located in the Camelina sativa cultivar DH55 chromosome 12, Cs, whole genome shotgun sequence genome:
- the LOC104729426 gene encoding glycosyltransferase family 92 protein At1g27200-like translates to MTLSLKTCSSPRSTPKSVTGAGSDDAAASQFFHHKTSYRAHTTTLFFILVPLSLFGLFSLYCSPNTIYRATFFVTALPAKSRTVSYVTNTQDSNPYQSNGSRRIRADAVLWPGWDILVIVSPEEKVMPPHLPGENYTCFYPNGEKATARFVATLPFTNRTTFRCGLPGIYRHHHPIPTPVLASSKTFELSPETRWPDLPLWNFVVFEAISTENDVVLFVKGPNRGLGSNKPPGSFRCVFGEESDTAIRTPVTSSVQEVFRCSFPYKPIDTPVKVYLEAVATDKEETKTVPSVAYFSPKRTLTKPHEKSLLCATTMVYNVAKYLREWVMYHAAIGIQRFIIYDNGSDDELNDVVEVLKNEKYDVTIVLWIWPKTQEAGFSHAAVYGSDTCTWMMYLDVDEFLFSPSWDNKSQPSDQMIRSLLPSDQSIIGQVSFKSHEFGPSNQTKHPRGGVTQGYTCRREEDQRHKSIVLLSAVEHSLYTAIHHFGLKGEYEWRVADTEEGVVNHYKYQAWQEFKAKFKRRVSAYVVDWTRVSNPKSRDRTPGLGFRPIEPEGWGQRFCEVKDLRLKRLTRKWFGHPVKDGYKMAWQR, encoded by the coding sequence ATGACGCTATCCTTGAAGACTTGTTCTTCTCCTCGATCAACACCAAAATCAGTCACCGGAGCCGGATCAGACGATGCTGCTGCTTCTCAATTCTTCCATCACAAAACGAGTTACAGAGCACACACAACCAcactcttcttcatcctcgttcctctctctctttttggtttgttctCTCTCTATTGTTCCCCAAACACGATTTATCGAGCTACCTTCTTTGTCACGGCACTCCCGGCTAAATCAAGAACCGTCAGTTACGTGACAAACACTCAAGATTCAAACCCTTATCAATCCAACGGCTCTCGTAGGATCAGAGCCGACGCTGTTCTTTGGCCAGGATGGGACATTCTTGTGATCGTTTCGCCGGAGGAGAAAGTTATGCCACCGCACCTTCCAGGGGAGAACTACACATGTTTTTACCCTAACGGCGAGAAAGCCACGGCGAGGTTCGTCGCAACTCTCCCTTTCACGAACCGTACGACATTCAGATGCGGTCTTCCGGGTATATATCGCCACCACCATCCGATTCCTACTCCGGTCCTCGCCTCTTCGAAAACGTTCGAACTCTCGCCGGAAACACGTTGGCCTGATCTCCCTCTATGGAACTTCGTCGTTTTCGAAGCCATATCAACGGAAAACGACGTTGTTCTCTTCGTCAAAGGGCCGAATCGTGGATTAGGGTCCAACAAACCGCCGGGGTCGTTTCGTTGCGTGTTCGGTGAGGAATCTGATACCGCCATTAGAACCCCCGTGACGAGCTCCGTTCAAGAGGTGTTCCGATGTTCGTTTCCTTACAAACCGATCGACACGCCGGTCAAAGTCTACCTCGAGGCTGTGGCGACCGATAAGGAAGAGACAAAGACCGTCCCGTCTGTTGCGTACTTTAGCCCTAAGCGTACGTTAACAAAACCACATGAGAAATCGCTACTGTGCGCGACGACGATGGTGTACAATGTGGCAAAGTATCTGAGAGAGTGGGTGATGTATCACGCGGCGATCGGAATACAAAGATTCATCATATACGATAACGGAAGCGACGACGAgttaaacgacgtcgttgaGGTTCTCAAGAATGAAAAGTATGACGTCACTATAGTTTTATGGATCTGGCCCAAGACGCAAGAGGCTGGGTTTTCCCACGCGGCGGTGTACGGAAGCGATACGTGCACCTGGATGATGTACCTTGACGTGGACGAGTTTCTCTTCTCTCCGTCTTGGGATAATAAGTCGCAGCCGTCGGATCAGATGATTAGGTCTCTCCTACCGTCGGATCAGAGCATAATCGGACAAGTGTCGTTTAAATCGCACGAGTTCGGACCGTCGAATCAAACGAAGCATCCACGTGGAGGTGTGACGCAAGGGTACACGTGTCGACGAGAGGAAGATCAACGGCACAAGTCGATCGTGCTGCTGAGCGCGGTTGAGCATTCGCTGTACACGGCGATCCACCATTTCGGTTTGAAGGGAGAGTACGAGTGGCGCGTGGCGGACACGGAGGAGGGAGTGGTGAACCATTACAAGTACCAGGCGTGGCAAGAGTTCAAGGCCAAGTTTAAACGGCGTGTGTCGGCCTATGTGGTGGATTGGACCAGAGTCTCTAATCCTAAGTCGAGAGATCGAACTCCTGGATTGGGCTTTAGGCCCATTGAACCTGAAGGATGGGGCCAGAGGTTCTGCGAAGTCAAAGACCTGAGGTTGAAGCGGTTAACCAGAAAATGGTTCGGACACCCGGTTAAAGACGGTTATAAAATGGCATGGCAGAGATGA
- the LOC104729427 gene encoding cytochrome P450 81F1-like, with amino-acid sequence MFQFYFLLMTVIFPLLYLAYNFSSKRQRYNIPPGPPGLPVVGHLHLITKPLLHRFFHGYTKKYGPIFTLRFGYRRVVVISSYPLVKECFSGPNDIILSNRPLSMTNKYIAYNHTTIGTSPYNEHWRNLRRISSVEILSSHRLASFLDIRRDELRRMLRRLARDHTTNGKLDSFKKVELEPPLSDLALNNIVRMVTGKRYYGDDVQDKEEAEIFKNLIIDIFENSAANNPSNYLPFLRFLGSKYEKQVKRIGKTVDKTLQRLLDECRKDREGNSMINHLMSLQDQDPEYYNDVTIKGLMMAMIIPGSDTTSVTIGWVMANLLNHRNVLNKARAEIDEKIGQDRLIDEEDISDLPYLQNIVSETFRLNPVSPVLLAREASKDIKVGGYDIPGGTTVLVNAWAIHRDPELWHNPEEFYPERFNGNKIKIDGSVDSVQTLMPFGNGRRLCPGAGLGLKTVTWTVGAMVQCFDWETMNGEKVDMEESRGIVMRNLKPIRAMIRPRPIIYKLVAEATS; translated from the exons ATGTTTCAGTTTTACTTTCTCCTGATGACTGTCATCTTCCCTTTACTTTACCTAGCGTACAATTTTAGTTCTAAAAGGCAACGTTACAACATTCCACCTGGTCCTCCGGGTCTCCCTGTTGTCGGACATCTCCACCTCATAACAAAACCACTCCTCCACCGTTTCTTTCATGGCTACACCAAAAAGTACGGTCCCATATTCACCCTACGCTTCGGCTATCGCCGTGTCGTCGTTATATCGTCTTACCCTCTAGTTAAGGAATGTTTCAGCGGCCCAAACGATATCATTTTGTCAAACCGGCCTCTTTCCATGACTAACAAATACATTGCTTACAATCACACCACCATCGGAACTTCCCCCTACAACGAACATTGGAGAAACCTCCGGCGTATCAGCTCCGTGGAGATCCTCTCCTCCCACCGCCTCGCAAGCTTCCTAGATATCAGGAGAGACGAACTCCGTCGGATGCTCAGGAGACTCGCACGTGACCATACCACCAACGGTAAACTCGATTCTTTCAAGAAGGTCGAACTCGAACCACCCTTGTCGGATTTAGCACTCAACAATATCGTGAGGATGGTGACGGGGAAAAGATACTACGGCGATGATGTTCAGGACAAGGAAGAGGCGGAGATATTCAAGAATCTCATCATAGATATTTTCGAAAACAGCGCTGCAAATAACCCTAGCAATTATTTGCCCTTCTTGAGATTCTTGGGGAGCAAGTACGAGAAGCAGGTGAAACGTATCGGCAAAACAGTAGACAAGACTTTGCAGCGTCTCCTTGACGAGTGTCGGAAAGACAGGGAAGGAAACAGTATGATCAATCACTTGATGTCTTTGCAGGATCAAGACCCTGAGTATTACAACGACGTAACCATTAAAGGGTTAATGATG GCTATGATAATCCCTGGATCAGATACTACTTCAGTTACGATCGGATGGGTTATGGCAAACTTGTTGAACCATCGGAACGTGTTGAACAAAGCAAGAGCGGAGATCGATGAAAAGATCGGACAAGACCGTCTCATTGACGAAGAAGACATCTCTGACCTCCCTTACCTTCAAAATATTGTGTCAGAGACATTCCGGTTAAACCCGGTGTCTCCGGTCTTGCTCGCTAGGGAAGCTTCCAAGGACATAAAAGTCGGTGGGTATGACATACCAGGTGGCACAACAGTCTTGGTCAACGCGTGGGCCATACACAGAGACCCGGAGCTCTGGCACAATCCAGAAGAGTTTTATCCTGAAAGATTTAATgggaacaaaataaaaattgatggATCCGTAGACAGTGTTCAAACTCTAATGCCATTTGGGAACGGTCGGAGATTGTGTCCTGGTGCTGGACTCGGGCTGAAGACTGTGACGTGGACAGTAGGAGCAATGGTCCAATGCTTCGATTGGGAGACTATGAATGGTGAAAAGGTGGATATGGAGGAATCTCGTGGGATTGTGATGCGAAATCTTAAGCCTATACGAGCTATGATCCGACCTCGACCAATTATTTATAAACTTGTTGCTGAGGCAACTTCTTAA
- the LOC104729428 gene encoding cytochrome P450 81F3, which produces MFYYYVIILPLAIFLLAYKFFFSSKTRRFNLPPSPPYSLPILGHHRLLKPPVHRLFQRLSKTHGPIFSLKFGSRNAVVISSSSLVTECFTGQNDIILSNRPCFLTAKYVAYNYTTVGTAPYGDHWRNLRRICSLEILSSNRLTNFLHIRKDEIRRMLTRLSRDVNKDIELEPLLSDLTFNNIVRMVTGKRYYGDEVHNEEEANAFKKLVADINDSSGARHPGDYLPFMKIFGGSFEKKVKAVAKDMDEILQRLLEECKRDKDGNTMVNHLLSLQQHEPEYYTDVTIKGLMLGMMIAGTDTSAVTLEWAMSSLLNHPESLEKAKLEIDEKIGQERLIDEPDIANLPYLENVVSETFPLYPAAPLLVPRSPTEDIKVGGYDVPRGTMVMVNAWAIHRDPSLWSEPEKFKPERFDGGEEDVHKLMPFGNGRRSCPGAALGQRIVTLALGSLIQCFDWEKVNGEEIDMTETPGMAMRKKVPLRALCRSRPIVHNLQAHLRV; this is translated from the exons ATGTTTTACTACTACGTGATTATTCTCCCTCTAGCTATCTTTCTCTTGGCTTATAAATtcttcttcagctccaaaacgCGACGTTTCAACCTCCCTCCTTCTCCGCCTTACTCTCTCCCAATCCTTGGCCACCACCGCCTCCTCAAACCACCGGTCCACCGTCTCTTCCAACGTCTCTCCAAAACCCACGGCCCAATCTTCTCCCTCAAATTCGGCTCCCGCAACGCCGTCGtgatctcctcctcctcactcGTAACAGAATGCTTCACAGGACAAAACGACATCATTCTATCAAACCGACCTTGTTTCCTAACCGCCAAATACGTCGCTTACAACTACACAACGGTAGGAACCGCTCCTTACGGCGACCACTGGCGTAACCTCCGCCGCATTTGCTCCCTCGAAATCCTCTCCTCGAACCGTCTCACCAACTTCCTCCACATCCGCAAAGACGAAATCCGACGCATGCTCACGAGGCTCTCACGTGACGTCAACAAAGATATCGAGCTCGAGCCGCTCTTGTCTGATCTAACGTTCAACAACATCGTGAGGATGGTTACAGGGAAGAGATACTACGGAGACGAAGTCCATAACGAGGAGGAAGCGAATGCTTTCAAGAAACTCGTCGCCGATATCAACGACAGTAGCGGAGCGAGGCATCCCGGAGATTACTTGCCTTTCATGAAGATCTTCGGAGGGAGCTTTGAGAAGAAAGTGAAAGCTGTTGCGAAAGACATGGATGAGATCTTGCAGCGTCTCCTTGAAGAGTGCAAGAGAGATAAAGACGGTAACACAATGGTTAATCACTTGCTCTCGCTGCAACAACATGAGCCAGAGTATTACACTGACGTCACTATCAAAGGCCTTATGCTG GGCATGATGATCGCCGGAACAGACACCTCCGCCGTGACGTTGGAGTGGGCGATGTCGAGTTTGCTAAACCATCCAGAGTCGTTAGAAAAAGCAAAACTAGAGATTGACGAGAAAATAGGACAAGAACGTTTGATCGACGAACCAGACATTGCGAACCTGCCTTACCTCGAAAACGTCGTGTCGGAAACATTCCCCCTATACCCGGCGGCGCCGCTTCTAGTACCAAGATCACCGACGGAGGATATCAAAGTAGGAGGATACGACGTACCACGTGGCACGATGGTGATGGTTAACGCGTGGGCCATACACAGAGATCCAAGTCTTTGGAGCGAACCGGAGAAGTTTAAACCGGAGAGGTTTGACGGCGGAGAAGAAGACGTTCATAAGCTGATGCCGTTTGGGAATGGACGGAGATCGTGTCCCGGCGCCGCATTAGGGCAGAGGATCGTGACGTTGGCGTTAGGTTCGTTGATTCAGTGCTTTGACTGGGAAAAAGTCAACGGCGAAGAGATTGATATGACGGAGACTCCTGGGATGGCGATGCGTAAGAAAGTGCCTTTACGGGCTTTGTGTCGATCTCGGCCCATTGTGCATAACCTTCAGGCCCATTTAcgggtttag
- the LOC104729429 gene encoding indole-3-acetic acid-amido synthetase GH3.2, with protein sequence MAVDSPLQSRMSSPTTSEKDVKALKFIEEMTRNPDSVQEKVLGEILSRNSDTEYLKRFGLNGSVDRKTFKSKVPVVTYEDLKPEIQRISNGDRSPILSSHPITEFLTSSGTSAGERKLMPTIEEDLDRRQLLYSLLMPVMNLYVPGLDKGKGLYFLFVKSESKTSGGLPARPVLTSYYKSDHFKRRPYDPYNVYTSPNEAILCPDSSQSMYAQMLCGLLMRHDVLRLGAVFASGLLRAISFLQNNWKELARDISTGTLSSRIFDPAIKNRMSKILTKPDQELAEFLTEVCSQENWEGIITKIWPNTKYLDVIVTGAMAQYIPTLEYYSGGLPMACTMYASSESYFGINLKPMCKPSEVSYTIMPNMAYFEFLPHNYDGDGAPEASLEETALVELADVEVGKEYELVITTYAGLCRYRVGDILRVTGFHNSAPQFKFIRRKNVLLSIESDKTDEAELQKAVENASRLFAEQGTRVIEYTSYAETKTIPGHYVIYWELLGRDQTNSLPSDEVMAKCCLEMEESLNSVYRQSRVADKSIGPLEIRVVQNGTFEELMDYAISRGASINQYKVPRCVSFTPIMELLDSRVVSTHFSPSLPHWSPERRR encoded by the exons ATGGCTGTTGATTCGCCTCTTCAATCTCGGATGTCTTCACCTACGACCTCTGAGAAAGACGTGAAGGCTCTCAAGTTCATTGAGGAGATGACTCGAAACCCTGACTCCGTTCAAGAGAAGGTTCTTGGAGAGATACTAAGTCGTAACTCGGACACCGAATATCTCAAACGGTTCGGTCTTAACGGCTCCGTTGATCGGAAAACGTTCAAGAGCAAAGTTCCGGTGGTTACGTATGAAGATTTGAAGCCGGAGATTCAACGTATATCCAACGGTGATCGTTCTCCGATCTTGTCTTCTCACCCCATCACCGAGTTTCTCACAAG CTCTGGGACATCTGCTGGTGAGAGGAAACTAATGCCGACTATTGAAGAAGACTTAGACCGACGTCAGCTTTTATACAGTCTTCTCATGCCTGTCATGAATCT CTACGTGCCGGGATTAGACAAAGGCAAAGGCTTATACTTCTTGTTTGTGAAGTCGGAGTCTAAGACTTCTGGTGGGTTACCGGCTCGTCCGGTTCTCACGAGTTACTACAAAAGCGACCACTTCAAGAGACGACCGTACGACCCGTACAATGTCTATACGAGTCCTAACGAAGCCATCCTCTGCCCCGACTCGTCTCAAAGCATGTATGCTCAAATGCTATGTGGTCTCTTAATGCGCCACGATGTTCTCCGCCTCGGTGCGGTCTTTGCTTCTGGTCTCCTCCGTGCTATAAGCTTCCTCCAGAACAATTGGAAGGAGCTTGCTCGGGATATCTCAACCGGAACCCTAAGTTCAAGAATCTTTGATCCTGCGATTAAAAACCGCATGTCAAAGATTTTGACAAAACCTGATCAAGAACTTGCTGAGTTTCTGACAGAGGTCTGTTCACAAGAGAACTGGGAAGGGATAATCACAAAGATATGGCCTAACACGAAGTACCTCGATGTGATTGTTACTGGAGCGATGGCTCAGTATATCCCGACGTTGGAGTACTATAGCGGTGGACTACCGATGGCTTGTACGATGTATGCTTCTTCCGAAAGTTACTTCGGGATTAACCTAAAGCCGATGTGTAAACCTTCGGAGGTTTCTTACACAATCATGCCTAACATGGCGTACTTCGAATTCCTCCCACATAATTACGATGGAGATGGAGCACCAGAAGCATCATTAGAAGAAACTGCACTTGTGGAGCTAGCTGACGTTGAGGTAGGAAAAGAGTATGAACTCGTGATCACGACTTATGCAGGGCTTTGCCGTTACAGAGTCGGTGATATTCTCCGTGTCACGGGGTTCCACAATTCCGCTCCACAATTCAAATTCATACGAAGAAAGAATGTTTTGCTAAGCATCGAGTCCGATAAAACCGACGAGGCTGAGCTACAGAAGGCAGTGGAGAATGCGTCGAGGTTGTTTGCAGAGCAAGGAACACGCGTGATTGAGTACACGAGCTACGCAGAAACGAAGACTATACCGGGTCATTACGTAATCTACTGGGAGCTACTTGGTAGAGACCAAACCAATTCTCTTCCTAGCGACGAAGTCATGGCTAAGTGCTGTTTGGAGATGGAGGAATCCCTAAACTCGGTTTATAGACAAAGCAGAGTCGCTGATAAATCGATTGGTCCGTTGGAGATACGTGTGGTGCAGAACGGTACCTTTGAGGAGCTCATGGACTATGCCATCTCGAGAGGTGCATCGATTAATCAGTATAAGGTCCCTAGGTGCGTAAGCTTCACACCGATCATGGAACTGCTTGACTCTAGAGTTGTGTCTACTCATTTCAGCCCTTCGTTGCCGCATTGGTCACCAGAACGACGTCGTTAG